The Xanthobacter flavus genome includes a window with the following:
- a CDS encoding DUF1499 domain-containing protein gives MIRRRLYSEERYSPLARWSFRLALFSVPVVALAALLYRTGALDFQPAIVTLGAGLVLALVAAAMGVVAFFITWETGWLGIGRAIAAVAIGGLVLAGPAAVLARGMMLPQLTDIATDPTDPPRFRALTLAHPRDANGLVFGGAAAADAQRMAYPGIKPVDLTATPEEAFNTVLALVQKRHWHILDAIPPRGTRRDGQIEAVAVSPIMGFRSDVSIRIRPTSKGARVDVRSSARYGVHDLGTNAQRIEALMADLAAERRRR, from the coding sequence ATGATCAGACGCCGGCTTTATTCCGAGGAGCGCTATTCGCCGCTCGCCCGCTGGAGCTTCCGGCTGGCGCTGTTCTCGGTGCCGGTGGTGGCGCTGGCGGCCCTGCTCTATCGTACTGGAGCGCTCGATTTCCAGCCGGCCATCGTCACGCTGGGCGCCGGTCTCGTTCTCGCGCTGGTCGCGGCCGCCATGGGCGTTGTCGCCTTCTTCATCACCTGGGAGACGGGATGGCTGGGCATCGGCCGCGCCATCGCGGCGGTTGCCATCGGTGGCCTGGTGCTCGCCGGCCCGGCGGCTGTCCTCGCGCGTGGCATGATGCTGCCCCAGCTCACCGACATCGCCACCGATCCCACCGATCCGCCCCGCTTCCGGGCCCTCACCCTCGCCCATCCGCGCGATGCGAACGGCCTTGTGTTCGGCGGGGCCGCAGCAGCGGATGCCCAACGGATGGCCTATCCCGGCATCAAGCCCGTGGACCTCACGGCGACGCCGGAGGAAGCGTTCAACACCGTCCTCGCTTTGGTGCAGAAGCGGCACTGGCACATTCTCGATGCGATTCCCCCCCGCGGCACCCGACGCGACGGTCAGATCGAGGCTGTGGCGGTGTCGCCCATCATGGGCTTTCGCAGCGACGTCTCGATCCGCATTCGCCCGACCTCCAAGGGCGCGCGCGTGGATGTGCGCTCCTCGGCCCGCTACGGCGTCCATGACCTCGGCACCAATGCCCAGCGCATCGAGGCGCTGATGGCAGACCTCGCGGCGGAGCGACGCCGCCGCTGA
- a CDS encoding SOS response-associated peptidase, with translation MCGRFVQLTPPAALAALFGVDPAHAPLPNVPPRYNAAPTQDLMVVRRNPETGRRHLDLLRWGLVPSFARDSSGGGRLINARSETVAEKPTFRSAWRARRRCIVPADAFYEWKAVDKRRQPFLISREDGRPMAFAGLWEGWKDPATGQWLRTFTILTCAATERLRALHERMPVILPEPDIKAWLEGGDATALMRPFPGEALQLMPVSSEVNAVRNEGPQLLSPLPDGEAAAAAALLALPGA, from the coding sequence ATGTGTGGCCGCTTTGTCCAGCTCACGCCGCCCGCGGCGCTCGCGGCGCTGTTCGGCGTCGATCCCGCCCACGCGCCGCTGCCCAACGTTCCGCCGCGCTACAATGCAGCGCCGACTCAGGACCTGATGGTGGTGCGGCGCAATCCCGAGACCGGGCGGCGCCATCTCGATCTGCTGCGCTGGGGGCTGGTTCCGTCGTTCGCGCGGGATAGCTCCGGCGGCGGGCGGCTCATCAATGCCCGCTCCGAAACTGTTGCTGAAAAGCCCACCTTCCGCTCCGCCTGGCGGGCGCGGCGGCGCTGCATCGTGCCGGCCGATGCCTTCTATGAATGGAAGGCCGTGGACAAGCGGCGCCAGCCCTTCCTTATCTCGCGCGAAGATGGGCGGCCCATGGCCTTCGCGGGCCTGTGGGAAGGCTGGAAGGATCCCGCCACCGGCCAATGGCTTAGAACGTTCACCATTCTCACCTGCGCCGCGACCGAGCGCCTGCGGGCCTTGCACGAACGCATGCCGGTGATTCTCCCCGAGCCGGACATCAAGGCGTGGCTGGAGGGCGGAGATGCCACCGCCCTCATGCGCCCTTTCCCGGGAGAGGCGCTGCAGCTCATGCCGGTCTCGAGTGAGGTCAACGCGGTGCGCAATGAGGGCCCGCAACTGCTGTCGCCCTTGCCGGACGGCGAGGCCGCGGCTGCCGCCGCCCTTCTGGCGCTGCCCGGGGCTTGA
- a CDS encoding MBL fold metallo-hydrolase, whose product MSDDIAFDRSFDVPSGRLDQVTPLVRRIVAPNPSPFTFTGTCSYIVGRGTVAIIDPGPDDPAHIAAVLDAVRGESVSHIVITHTHRDHSPAAKAIQAATGAPTVAEGAHRAARPLAIGEVNPLDASADMDFRPDIVIPDGEAVSGPGWTLTAIATPGHCANHMAFALAEEDLVFSGDHVMAWATSIVAPPDGSMGDYIRSLERFAARTESTYLPGHGGPVRNAPVFVRDYLAHRVAREAAILRALDREVETIPDLVRGIYIGLDPRLVGAASLTVLAHLEHLVASGRVVTEGAAAITGRFRRAA is encoded by the coding sequence ATGAGCGACGATATCGCGTTCGACCGCAGCTTCGATGTCCCGTCCGGCCGCCTCGATCAGGTGACGCCGCTTGTCCGGCGCATCGTGGCGCCGAACCCCTCGCCGTTTACCTTCACCGGCACCTGCTCCTACATCGTGGGCCGCGGCACCGTGGCCATCATCGATCCGGGGCCGGACGATCCCGCGCACATTGCGGCCGTCCTCGACGCGGTGCGGGGCGAGAGCGTCAGCCATATCGTCATCACCCATACCCATCGCGATCATTCCCCCGCCGCGAAGGCGATCCAGGCGGCGACCGGCGCCCCGACCGTTGCAGAGGGGGCACACCGCGCGGCGCGCCCGCTCGCTATCGGCGAGGTCAATCCCCTGGATGCCAGCGCGGACATGGATTTCCGGCCGGACATCGTGATCCCCGACGGAGAAGCCGTCAGCGGCCCCGGCTGGACCCTGACCGCCATCGCGACCCCGGGCCATTGCGCCAACCACATGGCCTTCGCACTGGCGGAGGAGGATCTCGTCTTCTCGGGCGATCATGTGATGGCCTGGGCGACCTCCATCGTCGCGCCGCCGGACGGTTCGATGGGCGATTATATCCGCTCGCTCGAGCGCTTCGCAGCCCGCACCGAATCCACCTATCTCCCCGGCCACGGCGGGCCCGTCCGGAACGCACCGGTCTTCGTGCGGGACTACCTTGCGCACCGCGTGGCGCGGGAGGCCGCGATTCTGCGGGCCCTCGACCGCGAGGTCGAGACGATTCCCGATCTGGTGCGGGGCATCTATATCGGCCTCGATCCCCGGTTGGTCGGTGCGGCTTCGCTCACGGTGCTGGCGCATCTGGAGCATCTGGTGGCAAGCGGACGGGTCGTCACCGAGGGCGCCGCGGCCATCACCGGCCGCTTCCGCCGGGCGGCCTGA
- a CDS encoding outer membrane protein: MKRFLLATVALAALSAPAAAADLATKYPVKAVAVVPVFSWTGFYIGANVGYGGDSFTYDVDVLGTPVAAASVTSSGFFAGGQIGYNYQFANNIVLGLETDLQWSDISGTVSASVLGLPVVSAGSSIDYFGTIRARLGYAIDRFLPYITGGVAYGKTGTDISLLGVPLLSSSTTSWGWTIGAGGEFAITNNWTFKAEYLYVDLGDSNVQAAVIAPGVTVGNDSKFSSFKAGVNYKF, from the coding sequence ATGAAGCGGTTCCTTCTCGCCACTGTCGCGCTGGCGGCGCTCTCGGCTCCGGCCGCGGCTGCTGACCTGGCGACGAAGTACCCCGTCAAGGCGGTCGCCGTTGTTCCCGTGTTCTCTTGGACCGGCTTCTACATCGGCGCCAACGTCGGCTACGGCGGTGACTCGTTCACCTACGACGTGGACGTGCTCGGCACCCCGGTCGCCGCTGCCAGCGTGACCTCTTCCGGCTTCTTCGCCGGTGGTCAGATCGGCTACAACTACCAGTTCGCGAACAACATCGTGCTCGGCCTCGAGACCGACCTGCAGTGGTCGGACATCTCCGGCACCGTCAGCGCCTCCGTGCTCGGCCTGCCGGTCGTGAGCGCTGGCTCCTCGATCGACTACTTCGGCACGATCCGCGCTCGCCTCGGCTACGCGATCGACCGGTTCCTGCCCTACATCACCGGTGGTGTGGCGTACGGCAAGACCGGCACCGACATCTCGCTCCTCGGCGTTCCGCTGCTCTCCTCCTCCACCACCTCGTGGGGCTGGACGATCGGTGCCGGTGGCGAGTTCGCGATCACCAACAACTGGACGTTCAAGGCTGAATACCTGTACGTCGACCTCGGCGACTCCAACGTGCAGGCTGCGGTCATTGCGCCCGGCGTCACCGTCGGCAACGACTCCAAGTTCAGCTCGTTCAAGGCTGGCGTGAACTACAAGTTCTGA
- a CDS encoding propionyl-CoA synthetase has translation MSINGASRYAQAYAGWKTDPSAFWGEAARGIDWVRPPETVFDADAGVYGRWFPDAVGNVCHNALDRHVAAGRGDQAALIYDSPVTGTRRTLTYGEMLKETATLAAVLQDMGVGKGDRVLIYMPMVPEAICAMLACARIGAIHSVVFGGFAAKELATRIEDAEPKVILAASCGIEPNRVVPYKPLLDLAISMSAVKPEACLVLQREQGPGALVEGRDLDWQAAVDAAAGAGKAAPCTDMLATDPLYILYTSGTTGKPKGVVRDTGGYMVALDWSMKNLYGIKPGEVFWTASDIGWVVGHSYIVYGPLILGATTLVYEGKPVGTPDAGAFWRVIEEHGVVALFTAPTALRAIKKEDPDCLLKQGRDLSRFRTLFLAGERADPDTVVWAQEQLKVPVVDHWWQTETGWAIAANPVGLGLLPIKLGSPTVPMPGYDVQIVDEASKPVPAGTMGSIVVKLPLPPGCLPTLWQQDDRFAESYLAEFPGYYKTADAGFLDDDGYVFVMGRTDDIINVAGHRLSTGGMEEVLASHPDVAECAVIGVKDELKGEVPCGFVVLKAGERRPPDVIEKELVGLVRDRIGPVAAFKLAVTVNRLPKTRSGKILRGTMKKIADHDPWTVPATIDDAGVLEEIEGVLKERGIA, from the coding sequence ATGTCCATCAATGGCGCGAGCCGCTACGCGCAGGCCTATGCCGGCTGGAAGACCGATCCTTCCGCCTTCTGGGGCGAAGCCGCCCGCGGCATCGACTGGGTCCGGCCGCCCGAGACGGTCTTCGATGCCGACGCCGGTGTCTATGGCCGCTGGTTTCCCGATGCGGTGGGCAATGTCTGCCATAACGCCCTCGACCGCCACGTCGCCGCCGGCCGGGGCGATCAGGCGGCGCTCATCTATGACAGCCCCGTCACCGGCACCAGGCGCACGCTGACCTACGGCGAGATGCTCAAGGAAACGGCGACGCTCGCCGCCGTGCTCCAGGACATGGGCGTCGGCAAGGGCGACCGGGTGCTCATCTACATGCCCATGGTGCCGGAAGCGATCTGCGCCATGCTGGCCTGCGCCCGCATCGGTGCCATCCATTCCGTGGTGTTCGGCGGGTTCGCAGCCAAGGAACTCGCCACCCGCATCGAGGACGCCGAGCCGAAAGTGATCCTGGCGGCGTCCTGCGGTATCGAGCCCAACCGTGTGGTGCCCTACAAGCCGCTGCTCGACCTCGCCATCTCCATGTCGGCGGTGAAGCCGGAAGCGTGCCTGGTGCTGCAGCGTGAACAGGGGCCGGGCGCGCTGGTGGAGGGCCGCGATCTCGACTGGCAGGCCGCCGTGGATGCCGCCGCCGGCGCCGGCAAGGCCGCGCCTTGCACCGACATGCTTGCGACCGATCCGCTCTACATCCTCTACACCTCCGGCACGACCGGAAAGCCGAAGGGCGTCGTGCGCGACACCGGCGGCTACATGGTGGCGCTCGACTGGAGCATGAAGAATCTCTACGGCATCAAGCCCGGCGAGGTGTTCTGGACCGCCTCCGACATCGGCTGGGTGGTGGGCCATTCCTACATCGTCTACGGCCCGCTGATCCTAGGCGCGACAACTTTGGTCTATGAAGGCAAGCCCGTGGGCACGCCCGATGCGGGGGCCTTCTGGCGGGTGATCGAGGAGCACGGCGTTGTCGCCCTCTTCACCGCGCCGACCGCGCTCCGCGCCATCAAGAAGGAAGATCCGGACTGCCTCCTGAAGCAGGGGCGGGATCTTTCCCGCTTCCGCACCCTCTTCCTCGCCGGCGAGCGGGCTGATCCCGATACCGTTGTGTGGGCGCAGGAGCAGCTGAAGGTCCCGGTGGTGGACCATTGGTGGCAGACCGAGACCGGCTGGGCCATCGCCGCCAATCCTGTGGGCCTGGGCCTGCTGCCCATCAAGCTGGGCTCGCCCACGGTGCCGATGCCCGGCTACGACGTGCAGATCGTGGACGAGGCGTCGAAGCCCGTTCCGGCCGGAACCATGGGCTCCATCGTGGTGAAGCTGCCGCTGCCCCCCGGCTGCCTGCCCACCCTTTGGCAGCAGGACGACCGCTTCGCCGAGAGCTACCTCGCCGAGTTCCCCGGCTACTACAAGACCGCCGACGCCGGATTCCTGGATGACGACGGCTATGTCTTCGTCATGGGCCGCACCGACGACATCATCAACGTCGCGGGCCATCGCCTGTCGACCGGCGGCATGGAGGAGGTGCTGGCCTCCCATCCGGACGTGGCCGAATGCGCCGTCATCGGCGTGAAGGACGAGCTGAAGGGTGAGGTGCCGTGCGGCTTTGTCGTGCTCAAGGCCGGCGAGCGGCGGCCGCCGGACGTTATCGAGAAGGAACTGGTGGGCCTCGTTCGCGACCGCATCGGGCCGGTGGCCGCGTTCAAGCTGGCCGTCACCGTGAACCGCCTGCCCAAGACCCGCTCGGGCAAGATCCTGCGCGGCACCATGAAGAAGATCGCCGACCACGATCCCTGGACCGTGCCCGCCACCATCGACGATGCCGGTGTGCTGGAGGAGATCGAGGGCGTGCTCAAGGAGCGCGGCATCGCCTGA
- a CDS encoding acyl-CoA synthetase, whose translation MAGIYDQDLDRNAANFQPLTPLGFLERAASVFPDRTAILHGKLTRNYRDFYARSRRLASALTKVGVGVGDTVAVMLPNAPAMLEAHYGVPMTGAVLNSLNTRLDAAILAFTLDHGEAKVLITDREFSPVIKAALALAVHKPLVIDYDDPEFTGAGERIGVMEYEDFLATGDEDFAWKPPADEWDAIALNYTSGTTGDPKGVVYHHRGAHLLAVGNVVTCGLGKHPVYLWTLPMFHCNGWCFPWSITLVAGTHVCLRQVRAKAMFDAIADHKVTHMCGAPIVMSTLLNAAEADKRPLPGRVEFITAAAPPPEAVLAAMQDAGFNVVHVYGLTEVYGPAVVNDWHAEWDALDAKQRAFLKSRQGVRYSALEALDVMDPETMVPVPADGETLGEVMFRGNVVMKGYLKNPASTEKAFAGGWFHSGDLGVKHPDGYIQLKDRSKDIIISGGENISSIEVEDALYKHPAVAAAAVVAKPDEKWGETPIAFIELRDGMSATAEDIIAHCRAHLAAYKCPRHVVFEEIPKTSTGKIQKFRLRELAKEV comes from the coding sequence ATGGCGGGCATCTACGATCAGGATCTCGATCGCAACGCGGCGAACTTCCAGCCACTGACCCCCCTGGGCTTCCTCGAGCGGGCGGCCAGTGTCTTTCCGGACCGCACCGCCATCCTGCACGGCAAATTGACGCGCAATTACCGCGATTTCTACGCCCGCAGCCGGCGCCTCGCGTCCGCGCTCACCAAGGTTGGGGTTGGCGTCGGCGACACCGTCGCTGTGATGCTGCCCAATGCGCCGGCCATGCTGGAAGCCCACTACGGCGTGCCCATGACGGGCGCCGTGCTCAATTCGCTGAATACCCGGCTCGACGCCGCCATCCTCGCCTTCACCCTCGACCACGGCGAGGCGAAGGTGCTCATCACCGACCGGGAATTCTCCCCGGTCATCAAGGCCGCCCTCGCCCTCGCCGTCCACAAGCCGCTGGTCATCGACTATGACGATCCCGAGTTCACCGGCGCGGGCGAGCGTATCGGGGTGATGGAATACGAGGATTTTCTCGCCACCGGCGACGAAGACTTCGCGTGGAAGCCGCCGGCCGATGAGTGGGATGCCATCGCCCTCAACTATACGTCCGGCACCACCGGCGATCCCAAGGGTGTCGTCTATCACCATCGCGGCGCTCACCTGTTGGCGGTCGGCAACGTGGTGACGTGCGGGCTGGGCAAGCACCCCGTCTATCTGTGGACGCTGCCCATGTTCCACTGCAACGGCTGGTGCTTCCCCTGGTCGATCACGCTGGTGGCCGGCACCCATGTGTGCCTGCGTCAGGTGCGGGCGAAGGCCATGTTCGATGCCATCGCCGACCACAAGGTGACGCACATGTGCGGCGCGCCCATCGTGATGTCCACGCTGCTCAACGCTGCGGAAGCGGACAAGCGCCCCCTGCCCGGCCGGGTGGAGTTCATCACCGCCGCCGCCCCGCCGCCCGAAGCCGTGCTCGCCGCCATGCAGGACGCCGGCTTCAACGTGGTCCATGTCTACGGACTGACCGAAGTCTACGGCCCGGCGGTCGTCAACGACTGGCACGCGGAGTGGGATGCGCTCGACGCCAAGCAGCGGGCCTTCCTCAAGTCCCGGCAGGGCGTGCGCTACAGCGCGCTGGAAGCCCTCGACGTGATGGACCCCGAAACCATGGTTCCGGTCCCCGCCGACGGCGAGACGCTGGGCGAGGTCATGTTCCGCGGCAACGTGGTGATGAAGGGTTATCTCAAGAACCCCGCCTCCACCGAGAAGGCGTTTGCCGGCGGCTGGTTCCACTCGGGTGACCTCGGGGTGAAGCATCCCGATGGCTATATTCAGCTCAAGGACCGTTCCAAGGACATCATCATCTCCGGCGGAGAGAACATCTCCTCCATCGAGGTGGAGGACGCTCTCTACAAGCACCCGGCGGTCGCGGCGGCGGCCGTGGTGGCCAAGCCTGACGAGAAGTGGGGTGAGACGCCCATCGCCTTCATCGAGCTGCGCGACGGCATGAGCGCCACTGCGGAGGACATCATCGCGCATTGCCGCGCACATCTCGCGGCGTACAAGTGCCCCCGCCATGTGGTTTTCGAGGAAATCCCCAAGACCTCCACCGGCAAGATCCAGAAGTTCCGCCTGCGCGAGCTGGCCAAGGAGGTTTGA
- a CDS encoding alkylphosphonate utilization protein: protein MEVRDANGAVLKDGDNVTLIKDLKVKGTSVTLKRGTLVKGIRLTGDPEEIDCKVEKVKGLVLRTEFVKKA, encoded by the coding sequence ATCGAAGTGCGCGACGCCAACGGCGCCGTCCTGAAGGACGGCGACAACGTGACCCTCATCAAGGATCTCAAGGTGAAGGGCACCTCCGTGACCCTGAAGCGCGGCACCTTGGTGAAGGGCATCCGCCTCACCGGCGATCCGGAAGAGATCGACTGCAAGGTCGAGAAGGTGAAGGGCCTCGTGCTGCGCACCGAGTTCGTGAAGAAGGCGTGA
- a CDS encoding ABC transporter ATP-binding protein/permease, whose product MRALLSLLGDIRRLALPYFKSEERWIAIGLLAAVIALELAWVFATVMLNEWNVAFYNAIQEKDFDAFQQQLLVFCAIAAGAIIVAVYQIYLKQWLEVRWRRWLTRRYLGAWLGDDVHYRLRLAGDEADNPDQRIAEDVQLFINRTISVGVGLLGTVVSLVSFSVILWNLSGALPINLFGREMNVPGYLFWAALIYAAGGTLLAHFIGRPLVRLNFEQQRYEANFRVDLVRVRENGEQIALLDGAKAEERKLEGRFSNIFGNFVELMKAQKRLTWFTAGYNQISTIFPYVVVAPAYFSGQIQLGQLMQTASAFSSVQGSFSFFISSYVTLAEWTSVVQRLTGFEAAIAAAQANRPAESLASLPPGRALALRGLDVRLPGGAPLIATDELHIAHGECVLITGPSGAGKTTLLRAIAGIWPYATGSVHRHAAHRLMVLPQKPYVPAGRLDVALAYPNPVADVPRDRLAEALTAVGLADLAGRLDAEALWPHELSLGEQQRISIARALLDAPEVLLLDEATSALDEASEAALYRLLRERLPETTFISIGHRNTLVDLHDRVLHLHGEESPRMLGPAAPPTLRAV is encoded by the coding sequence TTGCGTGCCCTTCTATCCCTCCTCGGCGACATCCGCCGCCTCGCGCTGCCCTATTTCAAGAGCGAGGAACGGTGGATCGCCATCGGCCTCCTCGCCGCGGTCATCGCGCTCGAGCTCGCATGGGTGTTCGCCACCGTCATGCTCAACGAGTGGAACGTCGCCTTCTACAACGCCATCCAGGAGAAGGACTTCGACGCGTTCCAGCAGCAGTTGCTGGTCTTCTGCGCCATCGCCGCCGGCGCCATCATCGTGGCGGTCTACCAGATCTACCTGAAGCAGTGGCTTGAGGTGCGCTGGCGGCGCTGGCTCACCCGGCGCTATCTGGGCGCGTGGCTCGGCGATGACGTGCACTACCGGCTGCGCCTCGCCGGCGACGAGGCGGACAACCCCGACCAGCGCATCGCCGAGGACGTGCAATTGTTCATCAACCGGACCATCTCGGTGGGGGTGGGCCTGCTCGGCACCGTGGTCTCCCTCGTTTCCTTCTCCGTCATCCTGTGGAATCTGTCCGGCGCGCTGCCGATCAACCTGTTCGGGCGCGAGATGAATGTCCCGGGCTACCTGTTCTGGGCGGCGCTGATCTATGCCGCCGGCGGCACCCTCCTCGCCCACTTCATCGGTCGGCCGCTGGTGAGGCTGAATTTCGAGCAGCAACGCTATGAGGCGAACTTCCGCGTCGATCTCGTGCGGGTGCGCGAGAATGGCGAGCAGATCGCCCTCCTGGATGGGGCCAAGGCGGAAGAGCGCAAGCTTGAAGGACGGTTTTCCAACATCTTCGGCAACTTCGTGGAGCTGATGAAGGCGCAGAAGCGCCTCACCTGGTTTACCGCCGGCTACAACCAGATCTCGACCATCTTCCCCTATGTGGTGGTGGCGCCGGCCTATTTCTCCGGCCAGATCCAGCTCGGCCAGCTGATGCAGACGGCAAGCGCCTTCTCCTCCGTGCAGGGCTCGTTCTCCTTCTTCATCTCCAGCTATGTGACGCTGGCCGAATGGACCTCCGTGGTGCAGCGGCTCACCGGCTTCGAGGCGGCCATCGCGGCGGCGCAGGCGAACCGTCCGGCCGAGAGCCTCGCGTCCCTTCCGCCCGGCCGGGCCCTGGCGCTGCGTGGACTGGACGTGCGTCTGCCGGGCGGTGCGCCGCTCATCGCCACGGACGAACTCCACATCGCGCACGGCGAATGCGTGCTCATCACCGGCCCTTCGGGCGCCGGCAAGACCACCCTCCTGCGCGCCATCGCCGGCATCTGGCCCTATGCGACGGGCTCGGTGCACCGGCACGCCGCCCATCGCCTGATGGTGCTGCCGCAAAAGCCTTATGTGCCGGCCGGGCGGCTGGATGTCGCCCTCGCCTATCCCAACCCCGTCGCCGATGTGCCGCGGGACCGCCTCGCCGAAGCGCTGACCGCCGTTGGGCTCGCCGACCTCGCCGGGCGTCTGGATGCGGAAGCCCTGTGGCCGCACGAGCTCTCGCTGGGTGAGCAGCAGCGCATCTCCATCGCCCGCGCGCTGCTGGATGCCCCCGAGGTGCTGCTGCTGGACGAGGCGACTTCCGCCCTCGACGAGGCGAGCGAGGCGGCCCTCTATCGCCTGCTGCGGGAGCGGCTGCCGGAGACGACCTTCATCTCCATCGGCCACCGCAACACCCTGGTGGATCTGCACGACCGGGTGCTGCACCTCCACGGCGAGGAATCGCCGCGGATGCTGGGGCCGGCGGCACCGCCAACGCTCCGGGCGGTCTGA
- the clcA gene encoding H(+)/Cl(-) exchange transporter ClcA: MTTAEPAQKPRDIIYYALAALVGFIAGGVGSGFHWATEKAGEWPLLLREHFQGPALYAALSVGAALMVALSVFLVRRFAPEAAGSGVQEIEGALEGLREVRWKRVLPVKFVGGVLALGSGLVAGREGPTIHMGASIAKAISDAAGLGTRDGRGLLAAGAAAGLAAAFNAPLAAILFVIEETRRQFPYGLRTYSAVIICSVASAVVAQVVGGTEPDMQMTVSAVPLHLLPAFIGLGAVLGVVGIAFNAALVFSLDTARRLALKVSPYLLPVAVGAAVGPLLVLRPEATFGGELLAVSLPGMGLPALTLAGIVLIRFVMTMASYSTGIPGGIFAPILALATAVGVLFATLLGSLFSLPPQMLAACGIAAMGGLFSATVRAPLVGMVLVAELTGAYDLLVPTILTCVTANLVAEGLGGKPIYEVLLDRTLRLAGTPRPPEPEPEAIGGWDERERRPQ; this comes from the coding sequence GTGACGACCGCCGAACCCGCCCAGAAGCCGCGCGACATCATCTATTACGCCCTTGCCGCTCTGGTGGGCTTCATCGCCGGCGGCGTAGGCTCCGGCTTCCACTGGGCAACGGAGAAGGCAGGCGAATGGCCGCTGCTGCTGCGTGAGCATTTCCAAGGGCCGGCGCTCTATGCCGCGCTCTCGGTCGGGGCCGCGCTGATGGTGGCGCTGTCGGTCTTCCTAGTGCGCCGCTTCGCGCCCGAGGCGGCCGGCTCCGGCGTGCAGGAGATCGAGGGCGCGCTGGAAGGCCTGCGCGAGGTGCGGTGGAAACGGGTGCTGCCGGTGAAGTTCGTCGGCGGTGTCCTCGCCCTCGGGTCCGGATTGGTGGCGGGCCGGGAAGGGCCGACCATCCATATGGGCGCGTCCATCGCCAAGGCCATCTCGGATGCCGCAGGGCTCGGCACGCGCGACGGCCGGGGCCTTCTGGCGGCAGGCGCGGCGGCGGGTCTGGCGGCGGCCTTCAACGCGCCGCTGGCGGCGATCCTGTTCGTCATCGAGGAGACGCGGCGGCAGTTTCCATATGGCCTGCGGACCTACAGCGCGGTCATCATCTGCTCGGTGGCGAGCGCCGTCGTGGCCCAGGTCGTGGGCGGCACCGAGCCGGACATGCAGATGACCGTATCCGCCGTGCCGCTCCACCTTTTGCCTGCATTCATCGGGCTTGGAGCGGTGCTCGGGGTGGTGGGCATCGCCTTCAACGCGGCCCTCGTTTTCTCCCTTGATACGGCTCGGCGCCTCGCTTTGAAGGTCTCCCCGTATCTGCTGCCGGTGGCGGTGGGCGCGGCGGTGGGGCCGTTGCTGGTGCTGCGGCCGGAGGCGACGTTCGGGGGGGAGTTGCTTGCGGTATCCTTACCGGGGATGGGGTTGCCGGCGCTGACTTTGGCGGGGATCGTGCTGATCCGCTTCGTCATGACCATGGCGAGCTATTCCACCGGCATCCCGGGTGGCATCTTCGCCCCCATCCTGGCGCTGGCGACGGCGGTCGGGGTGTTGTTCGCGACCTTGCTCGGAAGCCTTTTTTCCCTTCCGCCCCAGATGCTTGCGGCATGCGGGATCGCGGCGATGGGCGGGCTGTTCTCGGCCACGGTGCGGGCGCCGCTGGTGGGCATGGTGCTGGTGGCGGAGCTGACCGGGGCCTATGACCTCCTGGTGCCGACCATCCTCACCTGCGTCACCGCAAACCTTGTGGCAGAAGGACTTGGCGGCAAACCGATCTACGAGGTGCTGCTCGACCGGACCCTCCGCCTCGCCGGAACGCCGCGTCCGCCGGAGCCGGAGCCGGAGGCCATCGGCGGCTGGGACGAGCGCGAGCGGCGTCCTCAGTAG
- a CDS encoding peptide deformylase, whose translation MAVRQIVKFPDPRLRQAAAAVTVFDAALEALAADLLDTMRAAPGIGITAPHVGVLARVVVLELSPGETPATYINPEIVWSSPEMIRHVEGSVSMPGASEEVERHARVRVRYHTLSGALAEEEAEGLRAVCHQHECDQLDGIYWLQRLSRLKRERVVRKYEKAQRGPAA comes from the coding sequence ATGGCGGTGCGGCAGATCGTGAAGTTCCCCGACCCGCGCCTGCGGCAGGCGGCGGCGGCGGTGACGGTGTTCGACGCCGCGCTCGAAGCCCTTGCCGCCGACCTCCTCGATACGATGCGCGCGGCGCCGGGCATCGGCATCACCGCCCCTCATGTGGGCGTGCTCGCGCGGGTGGTGGTGCTTGAGCTGTCGCCCGGCGAGACACCCGCCACCTACATCAATCCCGAGATCGTCTGGTCTTCGCCGGAGATGATCCGCCATGTGGAGGGCAGCGTCTCCATGCCGGGGGCCAGCGAGGAGGTGGAGCGCCATGCCCGCGTCCGCGTTCGGTACCACACCCTGTCCGGTGCTCTCGCGGAGGAGGAGGCGGAGGGCCTGCGCGCCGTCTGCCATCAGCACGAGTGCGACCAGTTGGACGGCATCTACTGGCTGCAGCGCCTGTCGCGGCTGAAGCGGGAACGGGTTGTGCGCAAATACGAGAAGGCGCAACGCGGCCCCGCCGCCTGA